The DNA segment CCCTGATCAATTGTTCCGGGGGCGTACTGGGCAAAGTCGGCTCTTCGGAACAGGTCTTTTGCCATTGCCAGAAATTTCTCGTCAATTCCGGCCTCTTTCAAAATATCCAGCAATTGATCCCCCGTCAGCCCGTGAACAGAAATATTTTTCTTGTCGGCCACATACGAAAAGAGGGCGCGCCGCAATTCCGCATAAAACGCCGCCGCCTGATTGACACGGGCCCGTTTGCGCGCCGATGACAGATGCCGCCGGGCGATTTTCTTGGCGGCCCGGGAGCGGGCATAGCCGATATCCGTCGTCAATCTTTCGCGCCGCTTCCGATTTATGTATAAAGCCGCCAGAAGCACCACCGGCAGACCGTTGACCAGAAGATAAATTGGTGTCAGAAGGACCAGTGGCCGGGGCGTCCCCAAATTTCCCGGATCGGTCTTGATATACCTGATATCTTTGGCATTTTGCTCTATTACCAAACCCGGGACCGCCACCATCGGCGCCTCGGTTCCCCCTTCGGCAATCGGCCTAACCTCGATAGTAATCGGATTGGAGGCTATCGACTTATATTTCTTCGCCCGGGGGTTAAAAAAGTCCAGTTTAACCGGGGGAATCTCCAATTTTCCGGCGCGCTTGGGAATATAAGTTTCCTCGAAGATTTTCGTTCCGCCCACTACACCCCCGATATTGGTTATTTTCTCATTGGAGGAGGCGCGATAGATCCGAAAATCCATAGTTTCCGCAATATCCGGCTCTGCCACCGTCTTGATGTTGCCGGTTCCGCTAATCTTGTACTGCACCGTCACCGGTTGATTGACATCGACATTCAATTTGTCCGGCTGTGATTCGATGGTGTAATCCCCGACCGTACCGGTATAGGTTGACGGTTTTCCCTCCAACGGAAGTGGCACTACTTTCACTGTCAGAGGACTGGAACGAACCGACCGTTGCTCCCCCTGCGTGAACATGTCATCAAACATGGCGAACGGATCGTTGG comes from the Candidatus Zixiibacteriota bacterium genome and includes:
- a CDS encoding conserved hypothetical protein (Evidence 4 : Unknown function but conserved in other organisms) produces the protein MRMLRRLIIVILTAIPLAAYGQADISIQISLNRDTIGIGEQAVLTATITGTVQNLPKPDLPNLTAFNVYSQGTSTNISIINGKMTSSQSYQYVLQPIKPGSFPIKPVTLVYNNQRFVSNELTLTVVGSSGVSTPKNLQQQATPTASDNRDIFLTAEVDKRTAFVNEQITLTIKFYTAVQLYSQPEYNAPQTTDFWANALEGQKSYYQLINGRRYNVIEISTALFPTRPGSLQIGSAMVTAMVAVKRQPRANDPFAMFDDMFTQGEQRSVRSSPLTVKVVPLPLEGKPSTYTGTVGDYTIESQPDKLNVDVNQPVTVQYKISGTGNIKTVAEPDIAETMDFRIYRASSNEKITNIGGVVGGTKIFEETYIPKRAGKLEIPPVKLDFFNPRAKKYKSIASNPITIEVRPIAEGGTEAPMVAVPGLVIEQNAKDIRYIKTDPGNLGTPRPLVLLTPIYLLVNGLPVVLLAALYINRKRRERLTTDIGYARSRAAKKIARRHLSSARKRARVNQAAAFYAELRRALFSYVADKKNISVHGLTGDQLLDILKEAGIDEKFLAMAKDLFRRADFAQYAPGTIDQGKIDESLRAAEELLVKLEEVRFA